The DNA window ACATCGAAACCTCGAAGAACTGTGAGATGGTATGAGAGCAGCTGAAGCCACAAACAACAACAAACTCAGTAAATGAAGTTGCCACAAAAATGACACTAGTATAACGCTAATAAAAGTCCTGAAATTTGATGAAACTGAACAGTTCAAAGCATATGGGCAAACCTGTAATGGAATAATGTTGATCACTGGTTGGAGACAGTCAGCAACCTCTGGAACTTCAATAACCCTGCAAGATCCACTAGGACAAACTGCAGATGTGTCTCCCTTCGAGCATAGCACTATCAGACGCCCCTTGCGAGAAAGGAGCTGCTGAATCACTGACTGTTGCTTGCTGCAAGAGGTGAAATAGTTCAGAGAAGCTTCTTGAGAAATGGAAAATGAACATGCCCTGTCCTAAGCGCTTACCTGAAGCACGCATCACGTGTTGCGATCACAATGATAGGAAGGTTTTCATCCACTAGTGCAAGTGGTCCATGCTTCATTTCACCAGCAAGCATGCCTTCACTGTGCATCAGTGCAACCTCCTTAACTTTAAGAGCACCCTCTAAGGCAGTGGCATAGTTATAACCTCTGCCAAACACGAGGAGTGACTCTGAATCGATCAAGGAAGAGGCAAGTTCCTTCATCTCAGAATCAAGTTTTAGAACTTCACTGACATTGCCTGTGTAGTAAAACAGACacatttagaaaatgtcattcTAAATCTACTATTTACTAGACTAAATAATGCACAGCGGAATGCTGATCCAACGCAACATACTTGGAAGACTGGAAAGACCACTGATGATTGTTTGACGTCTAGCTTGGGTGGATATTTGATCAGATCCAACAGCCAAGGCCAACATCACCATGACTACTATTTGACTTGTATATGCCTGCAAGATAGGAGATACTGTTAGGAATCAAGATGACCAAATAAGCGGTTGTAACATGAGAATATACAGAAATATACCTTCGTACTAGCAACACCGATCTCACAACCAGCATTGATGTGAACTCCGCAATGTGTTCTTCTTGACAATGTGCTTCCTACTGTGTTTGTTATGCCAACACAAAGTGCTCCATTTTCTAGTGCATAATCAAGAGCAAGGAGGGTATCTGCTGTCTCCCCTGACTGGCTAACGAAAACCGCAGTGTCTTCTCTGTAAATAGGACCTTGTCTGTCCAGCAAGTCACTTGCAACCTCCATAGTCACAGGAATACCTATTGTCCAAATAATGCAAGGAATAAAGACTTATGCTAAGACAGGTAGCAAAATACATATTATCACTGTCTCACGAATGATGATGTCCACAATTTTTACGTAAGCATTAAGGAGATGAAGTTGAATTAATCAAGTTAACATACCGGTTAGTTCCTCCACAATAGGTCTTGCAGCTAAGGCAGCATTGTAGCTTGTACCACAGCCAATGAAAACTACCCTTCTACTGCGCCTAATAGTTTTGAGGTACTCCTTTTCCTTTAATCCTCCTAAAAGAACTCCACTGTCCTTCAATCTACCCCTCATAGTTGTTGTTAATGAATGTGGCTGTTCATGGATTTCCTTCTGCATGAAGTGGTCATAACTTCCTTTCTTTATTTGCTCAACTTCCATCTCAAGGACAGACAATGCTCTTTGTACAGATGCTGGCTTTTCTTTGTCATGGCCAAACTTAAGGATAGACACACTGCCATCCTGCAATGGCCAAATTGTTAGAACTTGCAATAGGCATCAAGTGTAAGACCAAGGACAGTCGAAGAAACAGGATAACTGCTCGACATAGCATGTCTCCATATTATTTGGAGTAAACAGAAAAGGTAGTGACATGAAAAAAGTACAATTGTCAAATGAGCAGGAAAGGATGGTACTGatgataattaaataactttAGGTCTAGAAAAGAGATATTATCCCCATTAGATCTCTGATTGTAGAAATAAAAGCAGAATGGAACAGGAAATGCAGGTGAAGTAACAGACAAAGCTGAACCATACCTTAATATGAACAATTTCATTATCTTCAATAACCAAATAGTTCTTGGTATGCTCTACAATAGCACATAAATCACTGGAGAAGAATAGTTCTTTGGGTTTCCCATTTGCTGTCAGAGTTTTGACATCATGAAATGGTTTCCCACTGTTTTCACCACTTAATTCCTGAAAGTAGAGACAACAGTAACAAAtgactttgataaaaaaaaagtaataaaatgaCATAAAGTGTTCCAACTCAACTTTAGTGGAACCATAGTAGCTGTATGATTGTGCCAAAAAGATTACACAAAAGGCAACTTAATCAAACTAACTTCGATATACAGAGTTGTGTAATCTTCAAGCAAATTACTGCATAGTTCATCAAGTTTGCATTGTATGGCAAAAAACATGTGGTAGTTAACTAGACCCAGTAGTTCCTAGTAACGTTGAGTATTTGAGTGTCGATCTTATCACAAGTTCCCTTCCAAGAGAAAACAACATGGTAAAAATGGTACTTGTACCCTATAAAGCCTATTGACAAGCCTATAGTTGTAAGAAAGATGCACTTTATGTTTTCTATTCTGCTGCTTTTCCCTGATAAAAGTTTGAGGCAGATGGTAATAAGAATGGTGCTGAGACAGAGTGTAAGTTAAGTTTAGATGTTAAGGGTAGTAACACTAAATAACAGAAAGGCTTGAACAGCAAAAGATGTAGGTCAAGAGTATAATGTATATAACTCTCGCATATAATAAATTCAGTGTTTTACTATGCTCAATTAGAACTTATTCAATGGTCTGAAACAAATAAGGATGCACTTACATTAACACCAAGTATCAATGTGCTGCCTCGTTTACATGCAATCAGTTCATTGGGGTAGTGTGGGCTTTTAAAGATAAGTGCATAGGCTCCTTCAAGCTGCCTCATGACTTCCATAACAACTTGGCTAAATGTGACATCACctgagaaaataattaaaaattgcCTTAACTAAAACAATTACAGTATGACAAACATCTCTAAAATCTGGTTAACAATTTTCCATTTTGTAATGCCACTATCAGTAGGAATTATCCTCCCATGTTAAGAGTAATGTATTACCATAATAGAAAGTTCTCAGGCTCTCAGCGCGAAAAGCATAACAGATATTTATTACGTCATCTAGTTCTTAGGTggaaaaaatagttttcatTTATTTCAACATAGACCATAGGATAATGCCTGCCAAAGAAATAGTAATATAActagaaaacaaaaggttcATGAAAAGATCAGGCAGTATAGTACATCTTTTCTGTTATCAGTTGTTTCATGACAATAAAATAACATCTTAAAGAATATGTATACCTTCTTCATCATGGGCCTTATCAAAAACAAACTTTGCTAACTTAGGGATGACTTCTGTATCGGTATCAGACTCAAAGGTAAACCCATGCCGAATTAGTGTCTCTTTCAGAACCTGGGCAGATACAACAGAAAAACAGAGTTATCATAGAAATTTCCCTGATTACATGATTATCATATGATGCCATATTAATTTGAGATGGTAACATGGGGTTGCACATGATACATGAATTCAAGTTTTAGATGGTTCGCTGATTCATAAATATCTAGTAAACTTATTATCTTTCAAAATGTGAATTCAGTATATTGTCATTTGCCACTTCCATAaagataagattttttttgcactATGGCAAAAATAATCTATCAAAATGCGATAGGACTTACTGATATCCTAGTTGCTAGATAATCTACTTCAATCCTTTAATTTTCAATTACAAGCATGTGAACTTTGAAGAAGCAgattcttttttaataaaaatagtgaCGCAGATAAGGAGATTGGAGACAGCCCATGTGGAGAACCATGTTGGCCACTAGCATAAATCCACCACATAGTTGCAATAATGCATGTGCATTCCCCAGCTGTAAAGATAATGTGGGACAAATACTATACAAGAATTCTATGAGAAGaacaaagtaaaataaaaacctCATAGTTTGTGATGATGCCATTGTGGACGACCAAGAACTCATCGCCTGCGCCAGAAGATTGGGGGTGGCTGTTCCTTGGGGCAGGCACACCGTGCGTGGCCCATCTGGTGTGGGCAATTCCAGCATGCACATTGAAGGCAGTGTCCAGGTTCACATCCTTCTCATCAACCTCTGAAAAGTAGACAAATTTCCAACATGACGGGAGTAAGTTTTAGCTCCTGTGCTTAAATTAAAGACAACATGTACCACAAGAGTAACAGAATTGTAGCAGGAACTTGCATACACTATGAATCAGCAAGGAACTTCAACTCTTCTCGTGCTAAATTACATAAACTGCAGGTAAATAGCATAAAACCCAAGAGGATTTAGACTTGATCCGAATGGATCAAATTCTACTACCTTTTTCAGAGATCCAGAATTTTGGGAGTAAAGTGATGCCAATATCAAAAATGAAAAGTGTGAGTAAATAACTTCCCTCCCAAGGATCACCAACTCCAAAACCGCTACACGACATGAACATATTCCCCAAAATGTGATATCAATCCCGGTCAaaatccaagctttttaccaAGTGAGGCAGCCAGGCCAAACCACAGAACATAAAAAAACCGTGCCTTTCCACCAGAAACCGTCATAAGAACCCAAAATTCAATCGAGTTACAGCACAGTCAGGACCGAAGAGAACTCACCGGAGTAGACGGATCGCACGAGGTTCTCGATCTTGCCCTCCTGGCGGAACACCAGCGGGGCCGCCCCGGCgtacgccggcgccgccgcagaaGAGCCACAGGCCGACGTAGCGTCAGCATCTAGGGCGATGCCGGAGGAGTCGTAGCCGCGGTActcgaggcggcggaggccatTGAAGAGGACCTCGAGGATGTACCGGCGCTCCCGCGACACATTGTAGTTGAGGTAGGCGAAGATCCCGCACATCCCTGCCGCGCGGGGATTCTAGAAGCTTCGCGAGGGCTCTGAGTTCGGAGAGAGGAAGCGCGCGAGAGGAGAGGACGCGGttacgacgaggcggcggcggcggcgggagagtCGCCGGCCGGAAGAAGAGAAGGGGCAAGACCGCGTCCCGTATTCTCGACTCCAACTCcaaatccaaatttttttatatatagcgATGGAATACAAGTTGTTGATTTACCATTGACGGTCAGTAGCCGCAGGATTTGGATCGGATGGATAC is part of the Oryza brachyantha chromosome 11, ObraRS2, whole genome shotgun sequence genome and encodes:
- the LOC102710533 gene encoding glutamine--fructose-6-phosphate aminotransferase [isomerizing] 2 gives rise to the protein MCGIFAYLNYNVSRERRYILEVLFNGLRRLEYRGYDSSGIALDADATSACGSSAAAPAYAGAAPLVFRQEGKIENLVRSVYSEVDEKDVNLDTAFNVHAGIAHTRWATHGVPAPRNSHPQSSGAGDEFLVVHNGIITNYEVLKETLIRHGFTFESDTDTEVIPKLAKFVFDKAHDEEGDVTFSQVVMEVMRQLEGAYALIFKSPHYPNELIACKRGSTLILGVNELSGENSGKPFHDVKTLTANGKPKELFFSSDLCAIVEHTKNYLVIEDNEIVHIKDGSVSILKFGHDKEKPASVQRALSVLEMEVEQIKKGSYDHFMQKEIHEQPHSLTTTMRGRLKDSGVLLGGLKEKEYLKTIRRSRRVVFIGCGTSYNAALAARPIVEELTGIPVTMEVASDLLDRQGPIYREDTAVFVSQSGETADTLLALDYALENGALCVGITNTVGSTLSRRTHCGVHINAGCEIGVASTKAYTSQIVVMVMLALAVGSDQISTQARRQTIISGLSSLPSNVSEVLKLDSEMKELASSLIDSESLLVFGRGYNYATALEGALKVKEVALMHSEGMLAGEMKHGPLALVDENLPIIVIATRDACFSKQQSVIQQLLSRKGRLIVLCSKGDTSAVCPSGSCRVIEVPEVADCLQPVINIIPLQLLSYHLTVLRGFDVDQPRNLAKSVTTQ